A single window of Plasmodium reichenowi strain SY57 chromosome 12, whole genome shotgun sequence DNA harbors:
- a CDS encoding hypothetical protein (conserved Plasmodium protein, unknown function) yields MHNNHIFEDDDIILTDRFLSDESDENDKIEKKKYIKQNKKNIENVSNVLLNNNFNKNVGMKRNNSIFNNEENKDKNYFTNNDLMEHKNKSSLKDKSNEFSFNKHNYSNTRYDNNVTGNYFDFDNYYVSNMDNTNNPEKEIYKYDENIEIDGKNKKNNKRLKKSTRVWHDSDDDIDVKNEHLDTTGNYLNEEKFHSDDSNEFNYVDEKEDENLIRNIEAHDNIFEEYIDEHVHMENISSNTNKDAISHIQADDIYIFDDEKIDMHIQKKKKWNKKNDNNIFLKYFLQKFTIHQIEEKKVKQLVCLPKSNLIFPVYNLNLYMLKYEDNSLNISKKISFKRKIKYVQEYKDNLYILSYDNFLRNYNLEKGLVYKNRIHYDKLDISLPREIKFVDKNTEDENNTSNSYLFSLSFQNSGKINVYDSRSYDIIKTFEMSNKYVGMNFHKKSNSLFALDEKGYLYNWCLNTNKLIDKLVDNYSIFPSCLNIYNDYLITGSCNGFLNLFDINNLNTPIKSFKNLTLRVHDIVYNPSHNMLLYYTDIMKNGIKLIDLKTKYVYCNVPWFNINVKYNIYAANFFNNGNNLCFAVSSNSFYVYNIYENK; encoded by the exons ATGCATAATAATCACATATTTgaagatgatgatataaTTCTGACAGATAGGTTTTTAAGTGATGAAAGCgatgaaaatgataaaatagaaaaaaaaaaatatattaaacaaaataaaaaaaatatagaaaatgtTTCAAATGTActattaaataataattttaataaaaatgtgggaatgaaaagaaataattctatttttaataatgaagaaaataaggataaaaattattttactAATAATGATCTTATggaacataaaaataaatcatcattaaaagataaatcAAACGAATTTAGTTTTAACAAACATAATTATTCAAATACAAgatatgataataatgtCACAGGAAATTATTTCGATTttgataattattatgtatcTAATATGGACAATACAAATAATCcagaaaaagaaatttataaatatgatgaaaatatagaaatagatggaaaaaataaaaaaaataataaacgtttaaaaaaaagtacTAGAGTTTGGCATGATTCAGATGATGACATTGATGTTAAAAATGAACATCTTGATACAACGggaaattatttaaatgaagaaaaatttCATAGTGATGATTCTAATGAATTTAATTATGTAgatgaaaaagaagatgaaaatttaataaGGAATATAGAAGCacatgataatatttttgaagAATATATTGATGAACATGTTCATATGGAAAACATTTCTTCAAACACTAATAAAGATGCTATTTCTCATATTCAAGCTGatgatatttatatttttgatgATGAGAAAATAGATATGcatatacaaaaaaaaaaaaaatggaataaaaaaaatgataataatatttttttaaaatattttttacaaaaatttACCATACATCaaatagaagaaaaaaaagtaaaacAATTAGTATGCTTACCAAAAAGTAATTTGATATTTCCTGTATacaatttaaatttatacatgttgaaatatgaagataatagtttaaatatatccaaaaaaatatcctttaaaagaaaaatcaAATATGTACAAGAATATAAggataatttatatattctgtcttatgataatttcttaagaaattataatttgGAAAAGGG gCTTGTGTACAAAAATAGAATCCATTATGATAAATTAGACATATCTCTACCAAGAGAAATAAAATTTGTTGATAAAAATACAGAGGATGAGAATAATACTTCAaattcttatttattttctctATCGTTTCAAAATAGTggtaaaataaatgtatatgaTTCAAGGAGttatgatattattaagaCATTTGAGATGagtaataaatatgtagGAATGaattttcataaaaaaagtaatagTCTTTTTGCTTTAGATGAAAAAggatatttatataattggTGCTTGAATACGAATAAATTGATAGATAAATTAGTAGATAATTATTCTATTTTCCCATCAtgtttaaatatttataatgattATTTAATAACGGGTTCATGTAACGGTTTTTTAAATTTGTttgatattaataatttgaaTACACCAATAAAaagttttaaaaatttGACCTTACGAGTTCATgatattgtatataatcCTTCACACAATATgcttttatattatacagatataatgaaaaatggaataaaattaattgaTCTAAAAActaaatatgtttattgTAATGTCCCATGGTTTAACATTAatgttaaatataatatatatgcagctaacttttttaataatggGAATAACCTTTGTTTTGCAGTCTCAAGCAATTCgttttatgtatataacATATACGAAAACAAGtaa
- a CDS encoding histone chaperone ASF1, putative, with product MSEVNVTKVIVNNPICDILDPFVFTIEFEALNKLEADLEWKIFYISAVNNEGESNQDIELDNIFLGPIERGVMMFDYAVNPPDYKNMDIDSVLGLQAILISANYKEKEFIRIAYYMNSFYKDMELRENPPVVPQYDKICRHIFVENPRIVKFSIGWDSEEKDEFKEFDKEIEKIELLNCTQIKDENENNSNITNQSTQGNFVLSNNDPNNNNNNNNNPSITSSMIFNSNIVNNNFNQNNFLKNNELSSDLDKCEIFNANINGISRITIDNKNS from the exons atgtcAGAAGTGAATGTAACAAAAGTTATTGTAAATAATCCTATATGTGATATATTAGACCCATTTGTTTTTACTATTGAATTTGAAGCTTTGAATAAATTAGAAGCTGATTTAGAATGGAAAATTTTCTACATTTCGGCTGTAAATAATGAAGGAGAAAGTAATCAAGATATTGAATTAGATAACATTTTCCTAGGACCAATTGAGAGAGGAGTTATGATGTTTGATTATGCTGTAAATCCCCCTGActataaaaat ATGGATATTGATAGCGTTTTAGGACTTCAAGCTATTTTGATATCGGCAAATTACAAAGAAAAGGAATTTATTAGAATTGCATATTACATGAATTCATTTTACAAAGATATGGAATTAAGAGAGAATCCTCCTGTAGTTCCAcaatatgataaaatatgtCGTCATATATTTGTTGAAAACCCTAGAATTGTAAAATTTAGCATAGGTTGGGATTCTgaagaaaaagatgaatttaaagaatttgataaagaaattgaaaaaattgAATTACTTAATTGTACACAAATTAAAGATGagaatgaaaataattcaaatataaCTAATCAATCTACACAAGGAAATTTTGTTCTTTCGAATAATGATCctaataataacaataataataataacaatcCTAGTATTACATCAAGTATGATTTTTAATAGTAATattgtaaataataatttcaatcaaaataatttcttaaaaaataatgaattgTCATCTGATTTAGACAAATGTGAAATTTTTAATGCAAATATAAATGGAATTAGTAGAATTACAATTGACAATAAAAACTCTTAA
- a CDS encoding hypothetical protein (conserved Plasmodium protein, unknown function) codes for MGKIKKISNNSNKSKKKSETVKKKNKSNSDSKKKGNDVKTLKSTPQCSSDESDVYFYNDIQRWKNTIKVPIWLKKPKDKESLDEFYKNIIKKLLRVKNKIRAYKIQEAYLLDCLQKCMIDLNLNSVMSTENINCEIYKNLLYNFKDKTNVENVDKENNNEIKNKNISNKNNHVPLKPEQNSISGIDNTMYSDNNNNNNNNREDGNHSGSSNTINDSTNTLNDSTNTMNESNETLNSSNKMNSCNNNNNNNNNNNNIFVSNSISNCSEVNKNYTSSSFYSVNNYDTKDEEENFMNTKKDNIKDNHTNTCLKCLKEEKMRDMVEDIKNSLFKEEEKRKKSVMDDVFNKVIIPGGFFENNNFCPIFLKLLKIDIYNTCYTVDTKVNSKLMNLFKVLNNFNENNKIDKNKNVDKEKDEFLNTKCKSPNKYKSNIDDILLFKEQSSLYKLSQYCIEKQVIKNNEVTSFDTVYIYNEKKIDDKEHIHDENKKNSSDYCKNNRKFKYVLDHVQKNNPSLHYINDKKVIINNDKCNNDESQPLVDYNKDIINNPSVENCTSNGNNIEPYDNTAKSYHTLKNQTTNESTLSKKNKVDSHTVINLCETIDNREVYEISSCYNENDDTNKSHFDIINDYYYDNEKKKKEKNMYDRKVNLFNDKEANISDIVLEKDPIIYDNINIINEKENNLINNNNNNNNNNNNNNNNNNNNNNNNNNNNNNNNNNNNNNCEKKCNIAYNHINENTLFTDSSKEENNFKGESYEQIDSLNWEYSYDSNKLNNSNNPYKEFNNKSDSIYNRKRHSGSDIYNKKYFEEDIFENNSNEDNIFKRKKAKNDNILEEKKNQRSDSEENSYLKHIKNKPNHSLRFSSNDRKSYNDMFISSSNNNDNNDHSDDRNKYNCEKIKCGNVEYNSCDDKKKNQVNSNENNIKNNSKQHLNNEYERFKLNVDDMNHMNENVNILKLTKEKTISFTSCEDNNKSIIMNKNKINKEKNILNEEKENICKHNKSLFDSDDDQIKNVTHRNKEEENKMDKNIESALFHFCDNDNINSMNKNNSNTGNSELIEKDKYNNNNNNNNNNNNNNIDSNIHNNNIHNDDDVIIIDEDSDFTLNIKEKQDYNKCCNKDEMKKDTILVHNNISESNDKLKNGLTAMSMNLFDDSSDNDSVNSYDDKNINVLNETYSNKYYHTNEKENPYGKRKDNIYEELKGNENKNYKINDKSIVDKNLNEVSILNIDLNKAHNVVLEGLMDLFGLKSNRLSRKIIVNELIKIQDYLRQKHDQFINSDNLEEEHILDNLSNVKENYITENDSIFKDTIVEQENINKNNNDNHYNGSVTNKNNDDHKNGSSDNNIICIDLLDTEKEYKSDCDIQAFPFNNKWFNNDLLNRETDKLQEDYINHMHNKIKQMELKLLFERIDEAIKINDIIYKNVYEEKKVEYSIFKKHLVDCKLNVNKEIIMSYSKDKNIEIISKKKYISN; via the coding sequence ATGGGaaaaattaagaaaatatctaataatagtaataaaagcaaaaaaaaatcagAAACAgttaaaaagaaaaataaaagtaatagtgactctaaaaaaaaaggaaatgaTGTAAAAACTTTAAAAAGTACTCCACAATGTTCAAGTGATGAAAGTgatgtttatttttataatgatattcAAAGATGGAAGAATACAATTAAAGTGCCTATATGGTTAAAGAAACCAAAGGATAAAGAATCTTTAGATGAATTTTACAAaaacattataaaaaaattattaagagtaaagaataaaattagagcatataaaatacaaGAAGCATATCTATTAGACTGTCTACAAAAATGTATGATAgatttaaatttaaattctGTAATGTCTAcagaaaatattaattgtgaaatatataaaaatttattatataattttaaagaTAAAACGAATGTAGAAAATGtagataaagaaaataataacgaaataaaaaataaaaatatatcaaataaaaataatcacGTACCATTAAAGCCTGAACAAAATTCTATAAGTGGAATTGACAATACAATGTAtagtgataataataataataataataataatagagAGGATGGTAATCATTCTGGAAGTAGTAATACGATAAATGATAGTACGAATACATTAAATGATAGTACGAATACAATGAATGAAAGTAATGAGACTCTtaatagtagtaataaaatgaacagttgcaataataataataataataataataataataataacatttttgTCAGTAATAGTATTAGCAATTGTAGTGAAGTTAATAAAAACTATACTAGCAGTAGCTTTTATAGtgttaataattatgatacTAAGGATGAGGAAGaaaattttatgaataccaaaaaagataatattaagGATAACCATACAAATACATGCTTAAAATGcttaaaagaagaaaaaatgagAGATATGGtagaagatataaaaaattcgttatttaaagaagaagagaaaagaaaaaaaagtgtAATGGATGATGTTTTTAATAAAGTAATAATTCCTGGTGgattttttgaaaataataatttttgtcCTATATTCTTGAAACTATTaaaaatagatatatataatacatgTTACACAGTAGATACTAAGGTAAATTCCAAATTAATGAATTTATTTAAagtattaaataattttaatgaaaataataaaattgataaaaacaaaaatgtagacaaagaaaaagatgaatttttaaatacaaAATGCAAAAGTCcaaacaaatataaatcaaaCATAGATGATATATTACTTTTCAAAGAACAAAGctcattatataaattatcaCAATATTGTATAGAAAAGCAAGTTATCAAAAATAATGAAGTTACTTCTTTTGATAcagtttatatatacaatgaaaaaaaaattgatgATAAGGAACATATCCATGAcgaaaataaaaaaaattcaagtgattattgtaaaaataatagaaaGTTTAAGTATGTTTTAGACCATGTACAAAAGAATAACCCTTCATTGCATTATATTAATGACAAAAAggttattataaataatgataaatgtaataatgatgaatCTCAACCACTTGttgattataataaagatattataaataatccTAGTGTAGAGAATTGTACTTCAAATggaaataatattgaaCCATATGATAACACTGCTAAGTCTTATCATACCTTGAAAAACCAGACGACAAATGAAAGTACTTTATCTAAGAAGAATAAGGTAGATAGCCATACTGTTATAAATTTATGTGAAACTATAGATAATAGAGAAGTATATGAAATATCGAGTTGTTATAATGAAAACGATGATACAAATAAATCCCATtttgatataataaatgattattattatgataatgaaaaaaaaaaaaaagaaaaaaacatgTACGATAGGAAAGTAAATCTTTTTAATGATAAGGAAGCAAATATATCAGATATTGTTTTGGAAAAGGATCccattatatatgataatataaacataataaatgaaaaagaaaataatttaataaataataataataataataataataataacaataataataacaataacaataataataataataataataataataataataacaataataataataataataataataataattgtgaaaaaaaatgtaatattgCATATAACcatattaatgaaaatacCCTTTTCACTGATTCATCAAAAGaggaaaataattttaagGGGGAATCATACGAACAAATTGATTCCTTGAATTGGGaatattcatatgattcaaataaattaaaCAATAGTAATAATCCTTATAAGGAATTTAATAACAAAAGTGATTCTATTTATAATAGGAAAAGACACAGCGGAagtgatatatataataaaaaatattttgaagaagatatttttgaaaataattcaaatgaagataatatttttaaaagaaaaaaagcaaagaatgataatattttagAAGAGAAGAAAAATCAAAGAAGTGATTCAGAGGAAAATAGTtatttaaaacatataaaaaataaaccTAATCATTCCTTGCGCTTTAGTAGTAATGATAGAAAGAGCTATAATGACATGTTTATTTCaagtagtaataataatgataataatgatcaTAGTGATGATAGAAATAAGTATAATTGtgagaaaataaaatgtgGGAATGTTGAATATAATAGCTGTGAcgataaaaaaaaaaatcaagTGAATAGTAAtgagaataatataaaaaataatagtaaacagcatttaaataatgaatatgaaAGGTTCAAGTTAAATGTTGATGATATGAATCATATGAATGaaaatgttaatatttTGAAGTTAActaaagaaaaaacaattaGTTTTACATCTTgtgaagataataataaaagtattattatgaataaaaataaaataaataaggaaaagaatattttaaatgaagaaaaagaaaatatttgtaaacataataaaagtTTATTTGATAGTGATGATgatcaaataaaaaatgtaactcatagaaataaagaagaagaaaacaagatggataaaaatattgagTCTGCgttatttcatttttgtgataatgataatataaacagtatgaataaaaataatagtaatacTGGGAATTCTGAATTAATTGAAAAggataaatataacaataataataataataataataataataataataataatattgatagTAATAtccataataataatattcataatgatgatgatgttataataattgaTGAAGATAGTGATTTTACATTAAACATAAAGGAAAAACaagattataataaatgttgtaataaagatgaaatgaaaaaagatACAATTTTAgtacataataatatttcagAAAGTAATGATAAATTGAAAAATGGATTAACAGCTATGAGTATGAATTTATTTGATGATTCATCAGATAATGATTCTGTTAATTCTTATGATgataagaatataaatgttttaaatgaaacatattcaaataaatattatcataccaatgaaaaagaaaatcCATATGGTAAAAGGaaagataatatttatgaagaattaaaaggaaacgaaaacaaaaattataaaataaatgataaatcTATAGtagataaaaatttaaatgaagTATCCATTTTAAACATTGACCTAAATAAAGCTCACAATGTAGTTCTCGAAGGGTTGATGGATTTATTCGGTTTAAAAAGTAACAGATTATCTAGGAAAATAATTGTTAatgaattaataaaaatacaagaCTATTTAAGACAAAAACATGATCAATTTATAAATTCTGATAACCTAGAAGAAGAACATATATTGGATAACTTATCCAATGTTAAGGAAAATTATATCACAGAGAATGATAGTATATTTAAGGATACTATAGTTGAACaggaaaatattaataaaaataataatgataatcaCTATAATGGAAGTgttacaaataaaaataatgatgatcataaaaatggaagtagtgataataatattatttgtatagATTTATTAGATACtgaaaaagaatataaatcaGATTGCGATATACAGGCATTTCCTTTTAATAACAAATGGTTTAATAACGATTTGTTAAATAGAGAAACGGATAAATTACAAGAggattatataaatcatatgcataataaaataaaacaaatgGAATTAAAACTTTTATTTGAAAGAATAGATGAAGctattaaaattaatgatattatatacaaaaatgtatatgaagaaaaaaaagttgAATATAGTATTTTCAAAAAACATCTTGTAGACTGTAAATTAAACGTTAATAAGGAAATTATCATGTCTTATTCAaaggataaaaatatagaaattatatccaagaaaaaatatatttcaaattAA
- a CDS encoding hypothetical protein (conserved Plasmodium protein, unknown function) codes for MLNNLPCNRKYWNSILSAQKYHFCNKWLSKRSNIKKSDICKRYFGVSGSYGYSIFSKEGNNNSNVGKNNLHGYEEKCLINNFIKKKNFYFTKWPGTVSKLGGNYFFNKNYNMGFYHMLIEEEGKIKKDIALISSCYEKSIQNKTIENKMKDLTCGYSVQIVLSGKGVKCYYEDINYTPILPNYKNNIKQYYAFKNTLKDLKVVENKSDHNNNVENTQNVKTTSNNNTQNNYRTKKVKKLFVRLGIGTKNIDITRVLTMHKKYVNINVDKTGTIVNVYGYNKKYVGSVAYRLYKIVKMNVYTMKGGYVYLHKPKQKIPKKK; via the coding sequence atgttaaaTAATTTACCATGTAATAGGAAATATTGGAATTCAATTTTGAGTGCTCAAAAATACCATTTCTGTAACAAATGGTTAAGTAAAAGGTctaatattaaaaaaagtgATATTTGTAAAAGATACTTTGGTGTGTCAGGGAGTTATGGATACAgtattttttcaaaagaAGGGAACAATAATTCAAATGTAGGcaaaaataatttacatGGATATGAAGAGAAATGTTTAATAAACaatttcataaaaaaaaaaaatttttattttactaAATGGCCTGGAACAGTATCTAAACTAGGAggtaattatttttttaataaaaattataatatgggattttatcatatgcttatagaagaagaaggaaaaattaaaaaagatatagCATTAATATCAAGTTGCTATGAAAAAAgtattcaaaataaaaccatcgaaaataaaatgaaagaTTTAACATGTGGATATTCTGTTCAAATTGTATTATCTGGTAAGGGTGTCAAGTGTTATTACgaagatataaattataCTCCTATATTACCtaattataagaataacataaaacaatattatgcatttaaaaataccctaaaagatttaaaagtagtagaaaataaatctgatcataataataatgtggAAAATACACAAAATGTCAAAACGActagtaataataatactcaaaataattatagaacaaaaaaagtcaaaaaattatttgtaCGTTTAGGTATAGGAActaaaaatattgatattACAAGAGTATTAACTATgcataaaaaatatgtaaatattaatgTTGATAAAACAGGTACCATTGTTAATGTATATGGatacaataaaaaatatgtcGGTTCAGTTGCTTATcgtttatataaaattgttAAAATGAATGTATACACAATGAAAGGTGGTTATGTGTATCTTCATAAACCTAAACAAAAAATTccaaaaaagaaataa
- a CDS encoding splicing factor 3B subunit 6, putative, with the protein MSRRNIRLPAEVSRILYVRNLPYKISADELYDIFGKYGTVRQIRKGNAEGTKGTSFVVYDDIYDAKNALDHLSGFNVAGRYLVVLYYDPVKAQKKKEIQEKLKNEK; encoded by the exons ATGTCCAGAAGAAATATACGTTTACCTGCTGAGGTCAGCAGAATTCTTTATGTGAG AAATTTACCATATAAGATATCTGCTGatgaattatatgatatttttgGGAAATATGGAACAGTAAGGCAGATAAGAAAAGGAAATGCTGAAGGAACAAAAGGAACATCTTTTGTTGTTTATGATGATATTTATGATGCAAAAAATGCGCTGGATCATTTATCAGGTTTTAATGTAGCTGGTAGATATTTGGTTGTCTTATATTATGACCCTGTAAAAGCtcaaaagaaaaaggaaatacaggaaaaattaaaaaatgaaaagtaa